One stretch of Janibacter limosus DNA includes these proteins:
- the hisS gene encoding histidine--tRNA ligase, with amino-acid sequence MSTPRATKITPLSGFPEYLPEQRVVEQHFLDVIRSTFELHGFPSIETRSVEPVERLVGKGGDADKEIYGIHRLADAEGGSAGGGRESELGLHFDLTVPFARYVVENAGRLTFPFRRHQIQKVWRGERPQEGRYREFTQCDIDVVDTGELAPHFEAEMPLVMAEIFAKLPIPPMVIQVNNRMIPEGFYRGLGIEDVAGTLRIVDKLDKIGPDKVAALLVEAGRTAEQAQACLDLAAIRTPDTSFVERVRALGVEHPVLDEGLAALSAVIETGAAAAPGAMVADLKIARGLDYYTGTVYETQLIGYESWGSFCSGGRYDELASDGKNTYPGVGISIGLSRLLGLLLGKGLVGASRKSPSAVLVAVTDEGSRPASVAVATSLRARGIPCEVAPAAAKFGKQIRFAERRGIPYVWFPGASDDGGDQVKDIRSGDQVDAEAASWECPVEDLRPQVIALGE; translated from the coding sequence ATGAGCACCCCCCGCGCCACCAAGATCACGCCGCTGTCCGGGTTCCCCGAGTACCTGCCCGAGCAGCGCGTCGTCGAGCAGCACTTCCTCGACGTCATCCGCTCGACCTTCGAGCTGCACGGCTTCCCGTCGATCGAGACCCGCTCCGTCGAGCCCGTCGAGAGGCTGGTCGGCAAGGGCGGTGACGCCGACAAGGAGATCTACGGGATCCACCGTCTCGCCGATGCCGAAGGGGGGAGCGCCGGCGGTGGCCGCGAGAGCGAGCTCGGCCTGCACTTCGACCTCACGGTGCCCTTCGCCCGGTATGTCGTGGAGAACGCCGGCCGGTTGACCTTCCCCTTCCGCCGTCACCAGATCCAGAAGGTCTGGCGCGGTGAACGCCCGCAGGAGGGGCGCTACCGCGAGTTCACCCAGTGCGACATCGATGTCGTCGACACGGGGGAGCTGGCGCCGCACTTCGAGGCCGAGATGCCGCTGGTCATGGCGGAGATCTTCGCGAAGCTGCCGATCCCGCCGATGGTCATCCAGGTCAACAACCGGATGATCCCGGAGGGCTTCTACCGGGGCCTGGGGATCGAGGACGTCGCCGGCACCCTGCGCATCGTCGACAAGCTGGACAAGATCGGTCCGGACAAGGTGGCGGCGCTGCTCGTCGAGGCCGGACGCACCGCGGAGCAGGCGCAGGCCTGCCTCGACCTGGCGGCGATCCGGACGCCGGACACCTCCTTCGTCGAGAGGGTCCGGGCTCTCGGTGTGGAGCACCCCGTGCTCGACGAGGGGCTCGCCGCGCTGTCGGCCGTCATCGAGACCGGTGCCGCTGCGGCGCCGGGCGCGATGGTCGCGGACCTGAAGATCGCTCGCGGCCTGGACTACTACACCGGCACCGTCTACGAGACGCAGCTCATCGGCTACGAGTCGTGGGGCTCCTTCTGCTCCGGCGGCCGCTACGACGAGCTGGCCAGCGACGGCAAGAACACCTACCCCGGCGTCGGCATCTCGATCGGCCTCTCCCGGCTCCTCGGTCTGCTCCTGGGCAAGGGACTGGTCGGGGCGAGCCGCAAGTCGCCGTCGGCGGTGCTCGTGGCCGTGACGGACGAAGGGAGTCGCCCGGCCTCCGTCGCCGTGGCCACCTCGCTGCGGGCGCGGGGGATCCCGTGCGAGGTGGCTCCCGCGGCCGCGAAGTTCGGCAAGCAGATCCGCTTCGCCGAGCGGCGTGGCATCCCGTACGTGTGGTTCCCGGGAGCGTCGGACGACGGTGGCGACCAGGTCAAGGACATCCGCTCGGGCGATCAGGTCGATGCGGAGGCTGCGTCCTGGGAGTGCCCCGTGGAGGACCTGCGTCCCCAGGTCATCGCGCTGGGGGAGTAG
- a CDS encoding MBL fold metallo-hydrolase has translation MLTLSFPAQAFGTNCYVIADGPGEECVIVDPGIGIEETLREVLTAHRLKPAAVLLTHGHVDHIFSVTPVCGGDLAAYIHTDDRYRLVDPLGSSSLGPQLSGMLEQQFGKKVTWREPETIVEVTDSQTVTVAGIDLEVIHAPGHTEGSVMFAMGQVPEGVPADAEVDRTLLTGDVLFAGSIGRTDLPGGSHEAMQDSLRRAVHPRADSSLVLPGHGPATTLGREKATNPYLQGLS, from the coding sequence GTGCTGACCCTCTCCTTCCCGGCGCAGGCCTTCGGGACAAACTGCTATGTCATCGCTGACGGCCCCGGCGAGGAGTGCGTCATCGTCGACCCGGGCATCGGGATCGAGGAGACCCTGCGCGAGGTGCTGACGGCCCATCGGCTCAAGCCGGCCGCGGTGCTCCTCACCCACGGCCACGTCGACCACATCTTCTCCGTCACCCCTGTCTGCGGAGGGGACCTGGCCGCCTACATCCACACCGACGACCGCTACCGCCTCGTCGACCCGCTGGGCTCGTCGTCCTTGGGGCCGCAGCTGAGCGGGATGCTCGAGCAGCAGTTCGGCAAGAAGGTCACGTGGCGCGAGCCGGAGACCATCGTCGAGGTCACCGACAGCCAGACGGTGACGGTGGCCGGCATCGACCTCGAGGTGATCCACGCGCCGGGGCACACCGAGGGGTCCGTCATGTTTGCGATGGGGCAGGTACCCGAGGGCGTGCCCGCCGATGCCGAGGTGGACCGCACGCTCCTCACGGGTGATGTGCTCTTCGCCGGCTCCATCGGGCGCACCGACCTGCCCGGAGGGTCGCACGAGGCCATGCAGGACTCCCTTCGTCGGGCTGTCCATCCGCGTGCCGACTCCAGCCTCGTCCTGCCCGGTCACGGCCCCGCGACGACGCTGGGCCGTGAGAAGGCGACCAACCCGTACCTGCAAGGACTGTCATGA
- a CDS encoding RelA/SpoT family protein, with amino-acid sequence MSERNTGSGSGFSPRSLARASLARLGSGRAATPGVLDPLLQIVRQSHPKADLSIIERAYDVAERAHEGQRRKSGDPYITHPLAVTTILAELGMTPVTLAAALLHDTVEDTDYSLEELEEEFGAEVAKLVDGVTKLDKVTYGDNAQAETVRKMIVAMARDIRVLVIKLADRLHNARTWRYVSAASAQRKAQETLEIYAPLAHRLGMNTIKWELEDLSFATLYPKVYEEIVRLVAERAPAREEYLTTVKSQVVTDLREARIKATVTGRPKHYYSVYQKMIVGGREFGEIYDLVAVRVLVDTVRDCYAALGALHARWNPLPGRFKDYISLPKFNMYQSLHTTVIGPQGKPVEIQIRTHQMHRRAEYGVAAHWKYKDRGNPDGGRVDDGQAGEMAWLRQLLDWQKETADPSEFLDSLRYEINTREVYAFTPKGQVIALPAGSTTVDFAYAVHTEVGHRCIGARVNGRLVPLDSPLENGDAVEVLTSKAEGAGPSRDWLNFVRSARARNKIKQWFTKERREEMVDSGKEAIAKVVRKQNLPLHRLVTVESLTAVASELRRQDVDGLYAAVGEGHVSAQHVVSRLIAAAGGQDGATEDLAEATVPGPIGRSRSTNDPGVVVKGMDDLWVKLAKCCTPVPGDEIMGFITRGNGVSVHRVNCPNATSLKKESERLIEVEWAPSSTSVFLVQVQVEALDRAGLLSDVTRVLSESGVNILSAAVQTSRDRVAILRFSFEMGEVAHLSHVIEQVKRIESVFDCFRITGGTSKG; translated from the coding sequence ATGAGCGAGCGCAACACCGGGAGCGGCAGCGGGTTCTCCCCCCGCTCGCTCGCCCGTGCATCCTTGGCCCGGTTGGGCAGTGGTCGTGCGGCGACTCCCGGAGTGCTGGACCCCCTGCTGCAGATCGTGCGGCAGAGCCACCCCAAGGCCGACCTGTCGATCATCGAGCGCGCCTACGACGTCGCCGAGCGCGCCCACGAGGGCCAACGACGCAAGAGCGGCGACCCCTACATCACCCACCCGCTGGCGGTCACGACGATCCTGGCCGAGCTCGGCATGACGCCCGTAACCCTCGCGGCAGCACTGCTCCACGACACGGTGGAGGACACGGACTACTCCCTCGAGGAGCTCGAGGAGGAGTTCGGCGCCGAGGTGGCCAAGCTCGTCGACGGTGTCACCAAGCTCGACAAGGTCACCTACGGCGACAACGCGCAGGCCGAGACCGTGCGCAAGATGATCGTGGCCATGGCCCGCGACATCCGCGTCCTCGTCATCAAGCTGGCCGACCGGCTGCACAACGCACGGACCTGGCGTTATGTCTCGGCGGCGTCGGCGCAGCGCAAGGCCCAGGAGACCTTGGAGATCTACGCTCCGCTCGCCCACCGCCTCGGGATGAACACCATCAAGTGGGAGCTGGAGGACCTCTCCTTCGCCACGCTCTACCCCAAGGTCTACGAGGAGATCGTCCGGCTCGTCGCCGAGCGAGCACCTGCTCGCGAGGAGTACCTCACGACGGTCAAGAGCCAGGTCGTGACCGACCTGCGCGAGGCCCGGATCAAGGCCACCGTCACAGGGCGGCCCAAGCACTACTACTCCGTCTACCAGAAGATGATCGTCGGCGGCCGGGAGTTCGGCGAGATCTACGACCTCGTGGCCGTGCGGGTGCTCGTCGACACCGTGCGCGACTGCTACGCGGCGCTGGGTGCCCTGCACGCCCGGTGGAACCCCCTTCCCGGGCGGTTCAAGGACTACATCTCGCTGCCGAAGTTCAACATGTACCAGTCGCTGCACACGACGGTCATCGGACCACAGGGCAAGCCGGTCGAGATCCAGATCCGAACCCACCAGATGCACCGCCGGGCCGAGTACGGCGTCGCGGCCCACTGGAAGTACAAGGACCGTGGCAACCCCGACGGCGGTCGGGTCGACGACGGCCAGGCGGGGGAGATGGCGTGGCTGCGCCAGCTGCTCGACTGGCAGAAGGAGACCGCGGACCCCAGCGAGTTCCTCGACTCCCTGCGCTACGAGATCAACACCCGAGAGGTCTACGCCTTCACCCCCAAGGGGCAGGTGATCGCCCTTCCCGCCGGGTCGACGACCGTCGACTTCGCCTACGCCGTGCACACCGAGGTCGGCCACCGCTGCATCGGTGCCCGGGTCAACGGCCGCCTCGTGCCGCTGGACTCACCCCTGGAGAACGGCGACGCGGTCGAGGTGCTGACCTCCAAGGCCGAGGGGGCCGGTCCCTCGCGCGACTGGCTCAACTTCGTGCGCTCCGCCCGGGCCCGCAACAAGATCAAGCAGTGGTTCACCAAGGAACGCCGCGAGGAGATGGTCGACTCCGGCAAGGAGGCCATCGCCAAGGTGGTGCGCAAGCAGAACCTGCCGCTGCATCGCCTGGTCACCGTCGAGTCGCTCACCGCCGTCGCGAGTGAGCTGCGGCGTCAGGACGTCGACGGCCTCTACGCCGCGGTCGGCGAGGGGCACGTGTCGGCGCAGCACGTCGTCTCGCGGCTCATCGCGGCCGCCGGGGGGCAGGACGGCGCCACGGAGGACCTCGCCGAGGCGACGGTGCCCGGTCCCATCGGTCGCAGCCGCAGCACCAACGACCCCGGCGTCGTGGTCAAGGGCATGGACGACCTGTGGGTCAAGCTCGCCAAGTGCTGCACCCCGGTCCCCGGCGACGAGATCATGGGCTTCATCACCCGCGGCAACGGAGTCTCCGTCCACCGCGTCAACTGCCCCAATGCCACCTCCCTGAAGAAGGAGTCCGAGCGGCTCATCGAGGTCGAGTGGGCGCCGAGCAGCACGAGCGTCTTCCTCGTCCAGGTCCAGGTCGAGGCACTCGACCGGGCCGGCCTGCTCTCCGACGTCACCCGCGTGCTCTCCGAGTCGGGGGTCAACATCCTCTCGGCTGCGGTGCAGACCTCACGCGACCGGGTGGCGATCCTGCGCTTCTCCTTCGAGATGGGCGAGGTGGCCCACCTCAGTCACGTGATCGAGCAGGTCAAGCGGATCGAGTCCGTCTTCGACTGCTTCCGGATCACCGGGGGCACGTCGAAGGGTTAG
- a CDS encoding helix-turn-helix domain-containing protein yields MDDPIACPMPCETCQEPGDCEDCLDCLLWPASPDDDEGPSRAPRGYAVPLPIEAVDGARARLTTGARVGLVLRRHRRERSISQRALAEDLGWSRSMVGRAEVDASALSLATIERALARTGHRIAIVPDGPGSADEVTDDRWGVPEMVARNGAGRRLPPYADAIYRTEAERIQDEGLVGHRQPWAWQHPRA; encoded by the coding sequence ATGGACGATCCCATCGCGTGCCCGATGCCCTGCGAGACCTGCCAGGAGCCGGGCGACTGCGAGGACTGCCTGGACTGCCTCCTGTGGCCCGCCAGCCCGGATGATGACGAGGGCCCTTCACGCGCCCCACGGGGATACGCCGTCCCGCTTCCCATCGAGGCCGTGGACGGCGCACGTGCCCGGCTGACGACAGGTGCGCGGGTGGGCCTGGTGCTGCGCCGCCACCGCCGTGAGCGGTCCATCAGCCAACGAGCCCTCGCGGAGGACCTCGGGTGGAGCAGATCCATGGTGGGACGCGCGGAGGTCGATGCGTCAGCGTTGTCCTTGGCAACGATCGAGCGTGCGCTCGCCCGCACGGGACACCGGATCGCCATCGTCCCCGACGGCCCCGGCTCCGCTGACGAGGTCACCGACGACAGGTGGGGAGTCCCCGAGATGGTGGCCCGCAACGGCGCCGGACGTCGCCTGCCTCCGTACGCGGACGCCATCTACCGGACGGAGGCCGAGCGCATCCAGGACGAGGGCCTCGTCGGCCATCGACAGCCCTGGGCCTGGCAGCATCCGCGAGCCTGA
- a CDS encoding adenine phosphoribosyltransferase, with protein sequence MSAASLEQRILGALRDIPDFPEPGVTFKDITPLIADAELFAEVVRAHAQPWQGSVDAVAGLEARGFIFGAAIAVHLGLGFIPVRKGGKLPGPTVGVDYALEYGTARIEIHEDAVAQGSRVLVVDDVLATGGTAAAACTLLESCGAVVPGVEILVEIEALRGRDALAGRAVRSLVTV encoded by the coding sequence GTGAGCGCAGCCTCGCTCGAGCAGCGGATTCTCGGCGCGCTGCGCGACATCCCCGACTTCCCCGAGCCCGGTGTCACCTTCAAGGACATCACCCCGCTGATCGCGGATGCCGAGCTCTTCGCCGAGGTCGTGCGCGCCCACGCGCAGCCGTGGCAGGGGAGCGTCGACGCCGTCGCCGGCCTGGAGGCGCGGGGATTCATCTTCGGCGCAGCCATCGCCGTGCACCTGGGGCTGGGCTTCATCCCGGTGCGCAAGGGCGGCAAGCTGCCCGGCCCGACGGTGGGTGTCGACTACGCGCTCGAGTACGGCACGGCACGCATTGAGATCCACGAGGACGCGGTGGCACAAGGCTCCCGGGTGCTCGTCGTGGACGACGTCCTGGCGACCGGTGGGACGGCCGCTGCGGCCTGCACCTTGCTCGAGTCCTGCGGGGCCGTGGTGCCCGGTGTCGAGATCCTCGTGGAGATCGAGGCGCTGCGCGGTCGAGACGCTCTGGCAGGTCGTGCCGTGCGGAGCCTGGTCACGGTCTAG
- the secF gene encoding protein translocase subunit SecF, whose product MADWGNDLYTGRRSIDFVGKSKKWYIYSAVIMAIAALGFVVRPINLSLEFTGGSEFRVATQSAPANYEDLATGAVRDIAGAGSSANVSTLGGSTVRVQTEELSADEAREVSGALSEAFDVQGNKVSSNFIGPSWGKSVSQQALRALVVFIVLTTAMMALYYRNLKMALASMIALAHDMLITVGIYSWTGFEVSPATMIGFLTVLGYSLYDTVVVFDHVKENTRAAFANRRMSFDRAANLAVNQTLVRSINTTVIANLPVVAVIIIGFAVLGPGTLLDLSLALFVGTTVGAFSSVFIATPLLVDLRRKDPEVVKLAKEAQKYQARQSREPALATAGAPASAAVSSPVTSPQARETGSSAPSDDAPDASGEAQTVTGRKVHKYAQSSGPRNQPKKTPRNRRGKE is encoded by the coding sequence ATGGCGGACTGGGGCAACGACCTCTACACCGGACGCCGGTCGATCGACTTCGTCGGCAAGTCGAAGAAGTGGTACATCTACTCGGCCGTCATCATGGCGATCGCCGCGCTGGGCTTCGTCGTGCGACCGATCAACCTCAGCCTCGAGTTCACCGGCGGGTCCGAGTTCCGGGTCGCCACGCAGTCGGCGCCGGCCAACTACGAGGACCTTGCCACCGGGGCGGTGCGCGACATCGCCGGAGCAGGTTCGTCGGCCAATGTCTCCACTCTCGGTGGCAGCACCGTGCGGGTGCAGACCGAGGAGCTGAGCGCCGACGAGGCGCGCGAGGTCTCCGGGGCGCTGTCCGAGGCCTTCGACGTGCAGGGCAACAAGGTCAGCTCCAACTTCATCGGGCCCTCGTGGGGCAAGTCGGTCAGCCAGCAGGCCCTGCGGGCGCTCGTCGTCTTCATCGTCCTGACGACGGCGATGATGGCGTTGTACTACCGCAACCTCAAGATGGCGCTGGCGTCGATGATCGCGTTGGCGCACGACATGCTCATCACGGTCGGCATCTACAGCTGGACCGGCTTCGAGGTGTCGCCGGCGACGATGATCGGGTTCCTCACCGTCCTGGGCTACTCGCTCTACGACACCGTGGTCGTCTTCGACCACGTCAAGGAAAACACCCGAGCCGCCTTCGCCAACCGCCGGATGAGCTTCGACCGCGCGGCCAACCTGGCGGTCAACCAGACCCTGGTGCGCTCGATCAACACCACGGTGATCGCCAACCTGCCGGTCGTCGCCGTGATCATCATCGGCTTCGCCGTGCTCGGCCCGGGGACCCTCCTGGACCTCTCGCTGGCGCTCTTCGTCGGTACCACGGTCGGCGCCTTCTCGTCCGTCTTCATCGCGACGCCACTGCTGGTGGACCTGCGACGCAAGGACCCCGAGGTCGTCAAGCTGGCCAAGGAGGCGCAGAAGTACCAGGCACGGCAGTCGCGCGAGCCCGCACTGGCCACGGCGGGCGCCCCGGCCTCCGCAGCGGTGAGCAGCCCGGTGACGTCGCCGCAGGCACGCGAGACCGGGTCGTCCGCGCCGTCCGATGACGCTCCGGACGCGTCGGGGGAGGCGCAGACCGTCACCGGACGCAAGGTCCACAAGTACGCCCAGTCCAGTGGCCCGCGCAACCAACCCAAGAAGACCCCGCGCAACCGCCGGGGCAAGGAGTGA
- a CDS encoding DUF349 domain-containing protein, whose translation MSDETNAPRPSAPSPAALARMAPRPTATPSPEVPAITTDHSASAAFGRVDEEGKVFVRAGEGEREVGSYPDATPEEALQYFARKYDELFASASLLRQRLDVPDVSAKEIGDGLKSLREHAEEPNVVGDLPALATLITELEEGLAAKRQAESAQRAEAKKVATAEREAIVAEAETIAAQPIEKVQWKQSTARMRALLDEWKGHQRGKVRLDKDVESALWQRFSKARNGFDKARRSHFAHLEVSRGETKAVKEDLVAQAERLSTSTDWNSTAGAFRRLMDEWRRAGRAGRNDDDRLWERFRTAQDTFFNAKDAEAAAEDEAHRGNLEAKEAILAEAQALLPIKDLDKTKAALRDIQDRWEAAGKVPRGDIARMEKGMQKVEQAVRDLEDKKWSTTNPELSARASSMVTQLESKVSELREDVDKAEAKGDTSRAAKLREQLEAQETWLEQARKGLDEFGG comes from the coding sequence GTGAGTGACGAGACCAACGCCCCGCGCCCTTCGGCGCCCTCGCCTGCGGCCCTGGCCCGCATGGCCCCCCGACCGACTGCCACCCCGAGCCCTGAGGTGCCTGCGATCACGACCGACCACTCGGCGTCGGCCGCCTTCGGCCGCGTCGACGAGGAGGGCAAGGTCTTCGTCCGTGCGGGCGAGGGCGAACGTGAGGTCGGCTCCTACCCCGACGCCACGCCCGAGGAGGCGCTGCAGTACTTCGCCCGCAAGTACGACGAGCTCTTCGCCTCCGCGAGCCTGCTGCGGCAACGCCTCGACGTCCCGGACGTCTCCGCGAAGGAGATCGGCGACGGCCTGAAGAGCCTGCGCGAGCACGCCGAGGAGCCCAACGTCGTCGGCGACCTGCCGGCCCTGGCCACCCTCATCACCGAGCTCGAGGAGGGCCTGGCCGCCAAGCGTCAGGCCGAGTCGGCCCAGCGCGCCGAGGCCAAGAAGGTCGCCACCGCAGAGCGCGAGGCCATCGTCGCGGAGGCCGAGACCATCGCCGCGCAGCCCATCGAGAAGGTCCAGTGGAAGCAGTCCACGGCCCGCATGCGCGCCCTGCTCGACGAGTGGAAGGGCCACCAGCGCGGCAAGGTCCGGCTGGACAAGGACGTCGAGAGCGCGCTCTGGCAGCGCTTCTCCAAGGCCCGCAACGGTTTTGACAAGGCGCGCCGCTCGCACTTCGCGCACCTCGAGGTCAGCCGGGGCGAGACCAAGGCCGTGAAGGAGGACCTCGTCGCGCAGGCGGAGCGCCTGTCGACGTCGACCGACTGGAACTCCACCGCCGGGGCATTCAGGCGCCTCATGGACGAGTGGCGCAGGGCCGGTCGCGCCGGGCGCAACGACGACGACAGGCTGTGGGAGCGCTTCCGCACCGCCCAGGACACCTTCTTCAACGCCAAGGACGCCGAGGCCGCGGCCGAGGACGAGGCCCACCGCGGCAACCTCGAGGCCAAGGAGGCCATCCTCGCCGAGGCCCAGGCTCTCCTGCCGATCAAGGACCTGGACAAGACCAAGGCCGCCCTCCGCGACATCCAGGACCGGTGGGAGGCCGCGGGCAAGGTGCCCCGTGGGGACATCGCCCGGATGGAGAAGGGGATGCAGAAGGTCGAGCAGGCCGTGCGCGACCTCGAGGACAAGAAGTGGTCCACCACCAACCCCGAGCTGTCGGCCCGCGCCTCGTCGATGGTCACCCAGCTGGAATCCAAGGTGTCGGAGCTGCGCGAGGACGTGGACAAGGCCGAGGCGAAGGGCGACACCTCCCGCGCCGCCAAGCTGCGCGAGCAGCTCGAGGCCCAGGAGACCTGGCTGGAGCAGGCCCGCAAGGGCCTCGACGAGTTCGGGGGCTGA